From Molothrus aeneus isolate 106 chromosome 18, BPBGC_Maene_1.0, whole genome shotgun sequence, a single genomic window includes:
- the PIK3IP1 gene encoding phosphoinositide-3-kinase-interacting protein 1 produces MLPGGPRWALLLLGSLLLLLGAARGAEECVRGNGESYRGRRRVASGGAPCLNWRMVRNGAGAALPAALDEDHNSCRNPDGDAAPWCYIQGATGIPERRSCGIAQCSDAAASTAPVPTAEVGASQEEEQVFEPADTLPSRSEAAAVQPVIGISQRVQMNSREKKDLGTLGYVLGLIMMVIIIVIGAGIVLGYIYKRGKDLKEKHEQKVYEREMQRITLPLSAFSNPACELVDENTIVVQPSQTPLEDTRDGSGPLMGQAGTPGA; encoded by the exons ATGCTGCCCGGGGGTCCGCGGtgggcgctgctgctgctgggctcgctgctgctgctgctgggggccgcccgcggcgccgagg AATGCGTCCGCGGTAACGGCGAGTCCTACCGCGGCAGGCGGCGAGTGGCCTCCGGCGGCGCCCCGTGCCTCAACTGGCGGATGGTGCGGAACGGCGCCGGTGCCGCGCTCCCGGCAG CACTCGATGAGGACCACAACAGCTGCAGGAACCCGGACGGCGACGCCGCGCCCTGGTGCTACATCCAAGGCGCTACCGGGATCCCCGAGCGGCGATCCTGCGGCATCGCCCAGTGCTCAG ATGCTGCAGCTAGCACAGCCCCAGTCCCTACAGCAGAAGTTGGTGCTtcccaggaggaggagcaggtgtTTGAACCAGCTGATACTTTGCCCTCCCGGAGCGAGGCAGCCGCGGTGCAGCCCGTCATTGGGATCAGTCAGAGAGTACAGATGAACtccagagaaaagaaggacttggGGACCCTAG GTTATGTGCTGGGGCTGATCATGATGGTGATAATCATTGTCATCGGGGCTGGCATTGTCCTGGGATACATCTATAAGAG GGGgaaagacctgaaggagaagcACGAGCAGAAGGTTTATGAGCGAGAGATGCAGCGCATCACGCTGCCCCTGTCAGCGTTCAGCAACCCCGCGTGCGAGCTGGTGGATGAGAACACCATCGTGGTGCAGCCCAGCCAGACACCCCTGGAGGACACCCGGGACGGCAGCGGCCCCCTCATGGGCCAGGCGGGGACTCCTGGGgcctga